The sequence ACTGCAGCGGCGGAACGCCTGGGTGCCCATCGTGGCCAAGATCGAGCGGGAGAACGCGGTCAACAACATCGAATCCATCCTCGCCCTGGCCGACGCGGTGATGGTGGCGCGGGGGGACCTGGGACTGGAGTGCCCCCTCTCGCAGGTGCCGGTCATCCAGAAGCGGCTCATCCGGGCCTGCCGCCACGCACAGAAAGCCTGCATCGTGGCCACACAGATGCTCCTCTCCATGGTGGAAAACCCCCTGCCCACCCGGGCCGAAACCACGGACGTGGCCAACGCCATGCTGGACGGGGCGGATTGCGTCATGCTTTCCGAGGAGACCGCCGTGGGCCGCTACCCCGTGGAGGCGGTGCGCTTCATCCGCGACATCGCCGACACGGCCGAGGCATACTACCTGGAGCGGGTGCAGGGGCCGTATCCCCCGAGGAAGGAGAAGAACCTCATCAAGTACATGGCCTACGCCGCCTCCATACTGGCCGAGACCTCGGACGCCAAGGCGGTGGTGGCCCACACCACCAGCGGCGCCACGGCCAGGCTGCTGTCCTCCCGCCGTCCCGCGCATCCAATCTACGCCCTGACGACTTCCCAGCCGGTGCAGCGGTACATGAACTATTTCTGGGGCGTGCGGCCCAGGCTGGCGGATGTGACCATCGACTCCCACCTGGACCGCTCCCAAAAGTTCATCCAGGAGAGCCCGGAGTTCAGGTCCGGTGAAAACGTCATAATCACTTCGGGCCAACCAACGCCTGGGCAGACCAAGATTCACACGAATCAGATAAAGGTTTATTACAAGTAGTATTTTCACTTGTCTTGTACCGCGAGCCGGGCTATACGACCCGCATGGTGGAGAATATCGAGCGCGGCCGGGCGATTCGCGTCCTGCTGGTGGACGACGATCCGGAAACACTGGACATACTTGAGGAGATTCTGGAAAAGGAGGGGTACGAGGTGTACACGGCCAGCGACGGCAAGCTGGCCATGGAACTCTTCACCGAGGCCATCGACCTGGTGGTTACGGACGTGCTCATGCCACACCAGGACGGACTGGAATTGGTCCTCGCCCTGCGCGAGTGTTCGCCCGCCACCCCTGTGCTGGCCATTTCCGGGGGCGGGTTGCTGTACGAGCCTCACTCCTGCCTGAAGATGGCCGAGAAGCTGGGTGTGTCCGGGGTTCTGCAGAAGGACACTCTCTTTCGGGACATCATCGGCAAGATTCGAGAAATACTGGGAACATGAAACCGCCTCCCCGCGGCCGCTTCGCCCCGTCCCCCACCGGCCGCCTCCATCTCGGCAACGCCTACGCTTTTCTTCTGGCCTGGCTGGCCTCACGCAGTCGCAGGGGGAACATGCTCATGCGCCTGGAGGACCTGGACCCGGATCGCTCCAAGCCGGAGTTCGAGCGGGCCGCCCTGGACGACTTGGCCTGGCTGGGGCTGGACTGGGACGAAGGGCCGGACAAGGGCGGTCCCTACGGCCCCTACCGGCAGAGCGAGCGGCTGGGACTGTACCAGGAGGCCGCCGAGAGGCTGGCCGAGCGCGGACTTGTTTACCCCTGCTACTGCACCCGCAAGGAACTCCGGGGGGCCGCTTCCGCCCCGCACGTGGGCGACGCCGGGCCGCGCTATCCCGGCTTCTGCCGCGACCTCACCCCGGATGAGCGGGCCGAGCGGGAGGCGGGCGGGCGCAGCCCAGCATTGCGCCTGTACTGCCCCGACGGCGAGGTGGCTTTCGTGGACATGCTGCGCGGTCGCCTGGCCCTGGACCCGCAGGAGCTTGGGGGAGACTTTCCCCTGCGCCGCTCCGACGGGGTTTGGGCTTACCAGCTGGCCGTTGTGGTGGACGACGCCGCCCAGAACGTCACCCAGGTGGTACGCGGAGACGACCTCATCGATTCCACGCCCAGGCAGATACTGCTTTACCGCATGCTCGGCTTCCAGCCGCCGGAATACCTGCACCTTCCCCTGCTTTTGGACCATGAGGGCGAACGGCTGGCCAAGCGACACCAGTCACTGGAGATCGCCGCCCTGCGCGAGGCAGGGGCGCGGCCGGAGGACGTGGCGGGCTACCTGGCTTGGTTGGCCGGGCAGATCGAAAGGCCGGAGCCGCGCCGCCCCGCCGAACTGGTGGAGGGATTCGACGCGGCCCGCCTGCCGTCCGAGCCCACCCGCCTTCCCCCGGACGTGGCCGGACGGCTGGTGCGGGGGGCGGGCATCTCCGCCGAATAGCGTGGCCCCGGACCGTCTGGACGACGATCCGGGGCCACGACGTGTTCGCTATTTCCTTGGCGGGTTCAGAAGCGAGCCGCCCGGCGCAGGGCGTCCAGGCCCACTTTTTCCGCGAAACGGGCGGTGCGCTGCTTGGGTTTGCCCTCGCGGGCGTAGAAGTCCAGCAGTTTCCGCACGATGTCCAAGGCTTCGTCGGCGGTGACTTTTTCAGCCACCACGTCGCCAACCCTGGGCTTGAATCCCGCGTTTCCGCCGAAGATCACCCTCCAGCCCGACGGGGTGGCCACCAGGCCGATGTCCCGCACCATGCTCTCCGCGCAGCAGCGGGGGCAGCCGGAGACTCCGGCCTTGACCTTGCCGGGCAGGTCGTCGCGCTCGAAGAGCATGTCCTCAATCCGCTTGCCCAGCCCCATGGAGTCGTCCAGGCCGTGGGCGCAGGTCTCGTTGCCCGGACAGGCCTGCACGTAGTGCTTGCACACCCGGCCAAGCTCTCCCAGGTCCTCGGCCGCGGCGGCCACGTTCTCCTCGGGAAATCCGGCCAGCAGCAGCCGCTGGCCGGAGGTCAGCTTGATGTACTCCGCGCCGTGCTCCCGGGCCACGCGGGCGGCGGTCTCCAGGATTTCCGGGGTCACACGGCCCAGCGGGGTGCGTGGCTTGAGGGCGTAGGTGCCGTCGCGCTGCTTGACCGCGCCCTCCGGGATAGTGGTCGTCATGTCCGCTCCTTGCTCGCTTGCGCGGTTTAGATGGGCGGGGCGATGAAAACCAGTAGCCGGGTGCGCTCGCTGGCGCGGAAGCCGTGCGGTTCGGCGATGTCCGAAGTGAGGACGTCACCCTGCTTGGCCGGGATGGTCGCCCCGTCTGCACCCAGGAATTCCCCGCCGCCCTCGGCCACGGTGATGGCCAGTTGGCCCTCTATGTCGTGCGCGTGGACAGGCAGTTCCTGACCGGCTTCGAAGTTGAAGTTGAGCATCTTGAAGTAGGGCGAGTCGTGGATGAGCAGCTTGCCCATGCCTTTGTCCTTGTATTGTCCTTCCTCGATGAAATTCAGCGTCTTCATGGCGTTCTCCTTGCTGGCCGTTTCCTTGGTCATTCAAGAATACGTATCTTTTGAAGGCAGTCTAGACCGCAGGGCGGCCGGTGTCGTTGACCTGCGTCAAATGCGGGCCAATCCCAAAAAGGCGGCGTGCAGGGAGACGGCCAGCACCAGGAAG is a genomic window of Desulfohalovibrio reitneri containing:
- the pyk gene encoding pyruvate kinase: MRTKIVATLGPSSMNKETMRAMVDSGVRIFRLNFSHSDAQAFVPAVEIIRELENETDIALTAMGDLCGPKIRIDEVDGSPVTVDKDCDVELGLPEHKEKNQSCAYLSLGVPEVLKGLEEGMTVALSDGMLQFRVSEVITPDERFRLRALNGGLLTSHKGITFPGKSHALPALTDKDRKDLHEGLDIGLDAFAMSFVQSRADIEDIHVELQRRNAWVPIVAKIERENAVNNIESILALADAVMVARGDLGLECPLSQVPVIQKRLIRACRHAQKACIVATQMLLSMVENPLPTRAETTDVANAMLDGADCVMLSEETAVGRYPVEAVRFIRDIADTAEAYYLERVQGPYPPRKEKNLIKYMAYAASILAETSDAKAVVAHTTSGATARLLSSRRPAHPIYALTTSQPVQRYMNYFWGVRPRLADVTIDSHLDRSQKFIQESPEFRSGENVIITSGQPTPGQTKIHTNQIKVYYK
- a CDS encoding response regulator — encoded protein: MVENIERGRAIRVLLVDDDPETLDILEEILEKEGYEVYTASDGKLAMELFTEAIDLVVTDVLMPHQDGLELVLALRECSPATPVLAISGGGLLYEPHSCLKMAEKLGVSGVLQKDTLFRDIIGKIREILGT
- the gluQRS gene encoding tRNA glutamyl-Q(34) synthetase GluQRS, which encodes MKPPPRGRFAPSPTGRLHLGNAYAFLLAWLASRSRRGNMLMRLEDLDPDRSKPEFERAALDDLAWLGLDWDEGPDKGGPYGPYRQSERLGLYQEAAERLAERGLVYPCYCTRKELRGAASAPHVGDAGPRYPGFCRDLTPDERAEREAGGRSPALRLYCPDGEVAFVDMLRGRLALDPQELGGDFPLRRSDGVWAYQLAVVVDDAAQNVTQVVRGDDLIDSTPRQILLYRMLGFQPPEYLHLPLLLDHEGERLAKRHQSLEIAALREAGARPEDVAGYLAWLAGQIERPEPRRPAELVEGFDAARLPSEPTRLPPDVAGRLVRGAGISAE
- a CDS encoding sulfite reductase, which translates into the protein MTTTIPEGAVKQRDGTYALKPRTPLGRVTPEILETAARVAREHGAEYIKLTSGQRLLLAGFPEENVAAAAEDLGELGRVCKHYVQACPGNETCAHGLDDSMGLGKRIEDMLFERDDLPGKVKAGVSGCPRCCAESMVRDIGLVATPSGWRVIFGGNAGFKPRVGDVVAEKVTADEALDIVRKLLDFYAREGKPKQRTARFAEKVGLDALRRAARF
- a CDS encoding cupin domain-containing protein, with the translated sequence MKTLNFIEEGQYKDKGMGKLLIHDSPYFKMLNFNFEAGQELPVHAHDIEGQLAITVAEGGGEFLGADGATIPAKQGDVLTSDIAEPHGFRASERTRLLVFIAPPI